Part of the Sulfuricella denitrificans skB26 genome is shown below.
CGTGTCCAGGCATAGACATTGTCGGCGCCGAATTCGCTGTCTTCCCATTCAATACAGGCGCCGTTGCAGGCAGCGTGGGCCTTGGCGAACAGGGCGGGTTGGCGCAGGTGGGCGAGGGCGCGACCTTTCAACTTGTCGGCAAGGTCAACCTCAAGCGTTTCGCCCGTGCTCCAGCGGATGCGCAGGCGGCAGGGTTCCAGCGTATCGACGTGAAGGGCACGCGGGAATTCGGTTTTAGTTGAAGTTTTCATGGGTTTAGTTCCTTCCATTTTTGGCGCAGCACGGCGCGATTTTCCTGCGCCCATACTAGGGCTTCAACAAGTTCCCGGCGGCTGATGCGGCCAGCAAGGAATTGCATTGTGTCGATTTCGATCAGGCATTCGCGGCCATCGTTCATGCCGATATGGAAATGCGGCGGCAGGTGATCGTGTGCATACATTCGGATAACGCAGTTATCAAATCGGTGTAGCGTAGGCATGAGGTAATATTAGTGCAACCATTGCACTAATGCAAGGTCTGGTTTTCTTGGTTGATGGACCAATATGCCATAAAGTTTTCGTAGGTTGGGTATCGCTACGCTCAACCCATCCTACACAGGCTATCAGGGCTTGCCGAATAAATCGTCGAGCGGATTCTTGCCGGCAGGGGCGTTGGCGGAAACGCGCTTCGCGGTGAACTCTTCTTCGATGTTGTCGCGATAGTAGCTCCAGGCCGAACCCGAACTGCTCAGGCGGCGCCAGGCTTCCTCGCCGACGCCGCTGTATTGCAGCATGCTGCCGTCGTCGAGTTGGACTTGCAGCAACCGGGCGCGCGCATCGTAGCCGATGGCGCGTAACTTACCGGAGTTGATCTTTTTCATTTCCATGGTGGAATTCTGGAGATATTTAGAGCCCGATTCTTTTGATTTATTGCGATGCTGTCCCCATTGGCACTTGAGGCGCTGCCTTTTTGTCACGAACAAAAATTGTTTTGTCGCTTTTGCGCAGCTCGAAAAGCCCAATGGCCTGAAATAAATCCTTTAATTTGGCGTAACCATAATTGCGAGAATCAAAGGATGCTTGTTTGGCAATATGCTGCCCAACCGTACCAAGTCCAGCCCAACCTTCATCATCTGCCGCCGATTCGACTGATTTTCGTAGTAGGTTCACCAGGCGTGTGTTGGCTTTGAGTTCTTTTGTGCCAACCTTGCTAGCCACAGGCTTCGCTGCCTGCGACGGTGTTGGTGTGAGGGGTGCTCTGGCTGATGATGTAGCCTCCTCTGCTCTTACAACGACTGCTTTTGCCTCAAGACTCGTTTCAAGTGGCACTGACGCACCGAGATTTTCCAGATACAGAAATTTTGAACAGGCATTGACGAAGGGGTCTGGTGTTTTCTTTTCCCCGAAACCGAACACTTTAAGCCCGTTAGCACGAATACGCATCACCAGTGGCGTGAAGTCGGAATCACTCGATACGATACAGAAGCCGTTTAAATTCTTGGTGTAGAGCAAATCCATTGCATCAATGATCATGGCCATGTCGGTCGCATCTTTACCTTTGGTGTAGGCGAACTGTTGCATAGGCTGAATAGCGTAATCATGCAGCACATTTTCCCAACTTTTTAGGTGCGGACTTTTCCAGTTTCCAAAGGCGCGCCGAATATTGATGACTCCATAGTTGGCAAGTTCATCAAGTATCTCTTCAATCTTGCTCGCAGGGCTGTTATCCGCATCAATCAGCAAGGCAATGCTTGTGTCATGAGTCATATCAAACTACCTCCACCATTAAACGGGGACAGACTGAGCTAACCACGGTTTATCCAACAGTTCAGGCGGCCTGTTTTTCATGCAAACCCTCCCACCCGATGCACGCTAGCCATACATATTGCGGAATCAAATCAACGGGGTCAGCATCGCTATTGTTTTTAAACGGGCAATCCGCCACCAAGCGCCCCGGCGAACCGAAAACATTCTGGATTTCTGAATTCATTGTGGCTTTTCATTTTCTTCGACTATTGCATTCGCCCACTCCAAAATATCTTGCGCCAACGCCTCTGCTTCTTCGCGGGTGATAAGGGGAATTGTCTGATCGCCATAGCGAAACTCGACCGCATAGGGGTTGAGTAGCCCCAGTTCTTCGGCGTTGCGTGGCAAAGAGATGCTGGCTTGTTCAATCCGGTCGGCGAGTTCGTAAAGGTCGTGGGTGCGGCGGAACTCTACCCCGTTGGCGAACAGAACGGCTTTCAGACATTTTTCGATGGTCTGCTGAGCATGAAAAATCGCGATGGCCTCGCGTATGTGAGGCGTTGCGGCCAGTGTTCGGAACGCGGCAAGATCTTCGCTTGCCAAGCTCAGGAAGCGGCGCGCTTCGTCAAGCGAGGCCGTCATGCAGCACCTTCCCTTCCTTGACGGCCCAGTACAGCACGGTGCCGGGCACTTGGCTGCGGCGCATGGCTTCATCTTTGGAGTAGATCAGCACATCCACCCCGGTGCCGATTCGTCCGATGGCTTTGCGCAGTCGCAGGTATTCCGTCTTGTCGGCGACTTCCTGCTCGATGACCATCAGGTCGAGATCGGAACCTTCGTCCGCCGTCTCACGGGCGTAGGAGCCAAACAGGATCACCCGGCAAGGCGAGCTGGCTGCGGCGGCCAATCGTTCGGCAGCGGCCTGGATGGTTTGGGCGTCGAGCATGGCGAGATCCCTTATTAAATTGCGATAATGACAGTCTACCTGCTAATCGGCTTGTACCGAATCCGCTTAGGCTTCGCGCCTTCTTCGCCCAGCCGCTTCCGCTTGTCCGCTTCGTATTCCTGATAGTTGCCGTCGAAGAAGGTCCATTTGGAATCGCCTTCGCAGGCGAGGATGTGGGTGGCGATACGGTCGAGGAACCAGCGGTCGTGGGAGATGACCAGTACGCAGCCGGCAAACTCGAGCAATGCGTCTTCCAGCGCGCGCAGGGTTTCCACGTCGAGGTCGTTGGAGGGTTCGTCGAGCAGCAGGACGTTGCCGCCGGCGATCAGCGTCTGTGCCAGATGCAGGCGGCCGCGCTCGCCGCCGGAGAGCTGGCCAACCATCTTGCCCTGATCGGAACCCTTGAAGTTGAAGCGGCCGATGTAGGCGCGCGCCGGGGTTTCGTATTTGCCCACGGTGAGGATGTCGTTGCCGCCGGAGATCGCGTCGAACACGGTCTTGTCGTTCTGCAGCGAATCGCGCGCCTGATCGACGTGGGCGATCTTGACGGTGGTGCCGATCTTCACGGTGCCGCTGTCCGGCTGTTCCTTGCCGGTGATCAGCTTGAACAGCGTGGATTTGCCCGCGCCGTTCGGGCCGATGATGCCGACGATGGC
Proteins encoded:
- a CDS encoding KTSC domain-containing protein, with the protein product MEMKKINSGKLRAIGYDARARLLQVQLDDGSMLQYSGVGEEAWRRLSSSGSAWSYYRDNIEEEFTAKRVSANAPAGKNPLDDLFGKP
- a CDS encoding nucleotidyltransferase domain-containing protein, encoding MLDAQTIQAAAERLAAAASSPCRVILFGSYARETADEGSDLDLMVIEQEVADKTEYLRLRKAIGRIGTGVDVLIYSKDEAMRRSQVPGTVLYWAVKEGKVLHDGLA
- a CDS encoding NYN domain-containing protein codes for the protein MTHDTSIALLIDADNSPASKIEEILDELANYGVINIRRAFGNWKSPHLKSWENVLHDYAIQPMQQFAYTKGKDATDMAMIIDAMDLLYTKNLNGFCIVSSDSDFTPLVMRIRANGLKVFGFGEKKTPDPFVNACSKFLYLENLGASVPLETSLEAKAVVVRAEEATSSARAPLTPTPSQAAKPVASKVGTKELKANTRLVNLLRKSVESAADDEGWAGLGTVGQHIAKQASFDSRNYGYAKLKDLFQAIGLFELRKSDKTIFVRDKKAAPQVPMGTASQ
- a CDS encoding DUF2442 domain-containing protein, with the protein product MKTSTKTEFPRALHVDTLEPCRLRIRWSTGETLEVDLADKLKGRALAHLRQPALFAKAHAACNGACIEWEDSEFGADNVYAWTREQMGKASHEMFFGWMYRNNLTLDSAAQALGMSRRMIAYYRNGRKPIPQYVWLACIGWEGLHEKQAA
- a CDS encoding DUF4160 domain-containing protein, translating into MYAHDHLPPHFHIGMNDGRECLIEIDTMQFLAGRISRRELVEALVWAQENRAVLRQKWKELNP
- a CDS encoding HEPN domain-containing protein, coding for MTASLDEARRFLSLASEDLAAFRTLAATPHIREAIAIFHAQQTIEKCLKAVLFANGVEFRRTHDLYELADRIEQASISLPRNAEELGLLNPYAVEFRYGDQTIPLITREEAEALAQDILEWANAIVEENEKPQ